One genomic window of Manihot esculenta cultivar AM560-2 chromosome 16, M.esculenta_v8, whole genome shotgun sequence includes the following:
- the LOC110603157 gene encoding uncharacterized protein LOC110603157, translating into MEEGESVLEAIYEEDDILEEAEDVEMADVEEGELVEPKSQIDHGKSNGGGDGGGGGSACVSGNEASQSKNRRRRENKKRNRKKRGSLGPNVTDINRFVIDTCRRLKEKKSYMVYTAVSCLGVSALSDMVKEVDAIQACGGQMTADGRRCRTGGGILWNILKTREPMAYKEIMKKSKDFEKQLKQPNIRQAPQQNKEDSSQETTFSLTDKVASNGPDGSQVAPQNQHEQYNAEQKLRSVHDRMRVPVSYDDLLDNDPKNNSASA; encoded by the exons ATGGAGGAAGGGGAGAGTGTATTGGAAGCTATCTATGAAGAAGACGACATACTAGAAGAGGCTGAAGATGTTGAGATGGCTGATGTAGAAGAAGGAGAGCTGGTTGAGCCTAAGTCACAAATTGATCACGGAAAGAGCAACGGTGGTGGCGATGGCGGTGGTGGTGGGAGTGCGTGTGTCAGTGGGAATGAAGCTTCACAGAGCAAAAACCGCAGGCGTAGGGAAAATAAGAAGAGGAACAGGAAAAAGAGAGGCAGTCTAGGGCCAAACGTAACAGATATAAATAG GTTTGTGATAGATACATGTAGACgtctgaaagagaaaaaatccTACATGGTATATACTGCTGTATCTTGCCTGGGAGTTTCTGCATTAAGTGATATGGTGAAAGAG GTTGATGCAATTCAGGCTTGTGGAGGACAGATGACTGCTGATGGCAGACGCTGTCGAACTGGCGGTGGAATATTATGGAACATACTGAAAACCAGAGAACCAATGGCCTACAAAGAGATAATGAAAAAGTCCAAGGACTTTGAG AAGCAACTTAAACAGCCAAATATTCGACAAGCACCACAGCAAAACAAGGAAGATTCCTCTCAAGAAACTACATTTTCACTAACTGATAAGGTTGCATCTAATGGTCCAGATGGTTCTCAAGTAGCGCCTCAAAATCAGCATGAACAGTACAATGCTGAGCAGAAACTAAGATCTGTTCATGACAGAATGAGGGTACCTGTTTCATATGATGACCTACTTGATAATGATCCAAAAAATAATTCTGCCTCTGCGTGA
- the LOC110603353 gene encoding probable protein phosphatase 2C 72: protein MGICISSASSEIHQAEDGLENVIYLEENIAFNKLCSLYSREGSKGLNQDSAILHQGYGVEDGAFCGVFDGHGKNGHIVSKIVRNSLPTLLLGQKNALEKMKRVADGNNEEVEDVSLPSKNFYTWKEACVNAFKVMDKEIKLQENLDCSCSGTTAVVVLKQGEDLVIANLGDSRAVLGTISENEIMPVQLTTDLKPTVPSEAERIRKCNGRVLALKEEPHIQRVWLPHEDTPGLAMSRAFGDFLLKNHGVIALPEISHRRLASNDQFIILATDGVWDVLSNSQVASIVWAADSEQAAAKAVVEAAVATWKKKFPCSKVDDCTAVCLFLNKRHRQDAADSGLSYSSS from the exons ATGGGAATCTGCATATCCTCTGCATCTTCAGAGATACACCAGGCAGAAGATGGCCTTGAAAATGTTATATACTTGGAAGAAAATATTGCTTTTAACAAGCTTTGTTCCCTTTATTCAAGAGAAGGAAGCAAAGGGTTAAATCAAGATTCTGCTATTCTTCATCAG GGTTATGGAGTGGAAGATGGAGCTTTTTGTGGAGTTTTTGATGGGCATGGAAAAAATGGTCACATAGTGAGCAAGATTGTGAGGAATAGCTTGCCTACTCTGTTACTTGGCCAAAAAAATGCCTTGGAGAAGATGAAGAGAGTTGCAGATGGCAACAATGAAGAAGTTGAAGATGTTTCATTGCCAAGCAAGAATTTTTATACATGGAAAGAGGCTTGTGTTAATGCCTTCAAGGTGATGGACAAGGAGATCAAGCTTCAAGAGAATTTAGATTGCTCTTGCAGTGGAACCACAGCAGTAGTTGTTCTGAAACAG GGAGAAGATCTTGTTATAGCTAATCTTGGAGACTCAAGGGCAGTGTTGGGTACAATCAGTGAGAATGAAATCATGCCTGTTCAATTAACCACAGATTTGAAGCCTACTGTGCCAA GTGAAGCTGAGAGAATAAGGAAGTGTAATGGTAGAGTGCTTGCCCTGAAAGAAGAGCCACACATCCAGAGAGTGTGGTTACCGCATGAAGACACTCCAGGCCTAGCCATGTCTCGAGCTTTCGGAGATTTTCTACTCAAAAACCATGGAGTAATTGCATTGCCTGAGATCTCTCATCGCCGATTAGCATCTAATGACCAATTCATCATTCTAGCAACAGATGGG GTGTGGGATGTGCTTAGTAACAGCCAAGTAGCGTCCATTGTGTGGGCGGCAGATAGCGAACAAGCAGCGGCGAAGGCAGTGGTGGAGGCGGCTGTAGCCACTTGGAAGAAGAAGTTCCCATGTTCAAAGGTGGATGATTGTACTGCAGTTTGCCTCTTCCTGAATAAGAGGCACCGGCAGGATGCAGCTGACTCCGGCCTTAGTTATAGTTCCAGTTGA